A DNA window from Drosophila virilis strain 15010-1051.87 chromosome 4, Dvir_AGI_RSII-ME, whole genome shotgun sequence contains the following coding sequences:
- the Nak gene encoding platelet binding protein GspB isoform X1 yields the protein MKKILSKFDRNEKLENSHNSSSSKETNSFVGKVFTVGRVTVTVEDVLAEGGFAMVFLARGNGGGSASANKYALKRMYVNNEHDLNVAKREIQIASNLSGHKNIIGYVDSSITPTGNGVCEVLLLMPYCKHHMLAMMNARLHVGFTEPEVLTIFCDIAEAVSRLHYCQTPIIHRDLKVENILQTDGGNFVLCDFGSATAKTLNPQQHGVTVVEEEIQKYTTLSYRAPEMIDLYSGKSITTKADIWALGCMLYKLCFFALPFGESTLAIQNGQFAIPDNSKYSRGVHQLIKYMLDTDMERRPNIWQVCEVAFRLAGKDNPVQNLHKSALPNFDQLLVPPFESEAKRISAAAAKAAKPQQNVSLVEAGTSVAPRSRPKGSTTVHGQNALGLGLPPSPLPRQSITSPQPQPVVEQFQANFPAMPAVVAAPPVVASVASAASVPATAAAVTSATAPAAVNSLFESSVYPDPFNEAATTVAATEATAAAAASEAVSELPDTSVNELALPAAVGTPTKHMLTPPKSSGGGGGGHRRNVSDTSAFNKTFANETSQFLAPFNNNIAMSGDGPQNVTLASAASNPGIYASSSTTATSLSSNELARQTMDKRVEAWNPFEEEQPFSQMTEDNIFEAEFDKIRQRGSQGSITAKSASTTSTLTPTEQNVAVPAAVASATVALTAPAPATVAAVAAAPAAVSPNPPAALAEDPFGSAPFSLPPGLREKASSLRKTGAKFIVSCSSGGGTPSITASTGNAMISSSSSKWLLSPTLEEDKTSLLSRLKTDSDGIGLRESDGCVGGGAVSTSGFVKLPLEDRNKYEKLRSNDQPTSDDSDSEFFQQDSDDGGGGGGGVGGSAKKAAIFKQIVTSNIPETIHKIQQVAYQKVDKTTHLPIVKKLRQTATTKRPSSSAQQAAQQLNLMAAAVAAQAAQAEAAAAAQAAASVESDDDDADSIGSASDLRAEDDDLFDENPRHATQAKPRRALPLDMDGISESVKTCSSSAYHAECESVTTHEDDVRSRVVVKVRLRKKDRFAAVAAATEASTGCAPVNEELSPTSSDLLHKFGDRPLLLDDELDYGSAESKSSTESAPAAAPVVEPAEDELDVFAMAPFKLPVGKPPKRVAKPKLARHRPSEPEMWTSTPVKGAQGETPASQAANFANFPAQQEQLQPAQQQQQLDEFNEPIFNPFIETPAKEQQQQHLEEQRDLFGSEPFPQVIRKCVVVTPDYPSHNHNNNNNNNNVIKVNAPVPAPVVTINHSIIINKTPEPLTNHNPNCSTSTTSSSSSSCTTTTTTSSTTAAANSSSSSISVYVNVPATSSLCCSIPLPAISTQIPPAPTPPPAAHLQPLLAIADNGFVQISQERCSDFTPDDEEEPVVLRAADLVADGEAASGIKPKKEKSHLAVRALPAKLTQKVKGHAYKKVSAGALGSTSSLSSGSKQKHQRLQYQSHDDDDDDDVKVAQDENSRGSNTRNSQFQSNTIQNSAKTGFSNMSFEDFPSDQEIDRMSKTIPFEVVRKEKMLLEAEKKFGSLKRRNNLFS from the exons atgaagaaaatccTGTCGAAATTCGACAGAAATGAGAAATTGGAAAACTCGCACAACAGCTCTTCATCCAAGGAGACAAACAGTTTCGTTGGCAAGGTTTTCACAGTCGGACGCGTCACGGTCACCGTGGAGGATGTCTTGGCCGAAG GTGGTTTTGCCATGGTTTTTCTGGCGCGTGGCAATGGCGGAGGCAGTGCATCAGCCAATAAATACGCACTGAAACGTATGTACGTCAACAATGAGCACGATCTGAACGTGGCCAAGCGTGAGATACAAATTGCC AGCAATTTGAGCGGTCACAAGAACATCATCGGCTATGTGGACTCGAGCATTACGCCAACCGGGAACGGAGTGTGCGAGGTGCTGCTCCTAATGCCATATTGCAAGCATCACATGCTGGCCATGATGAATGCTAG ATTACACGTTGGCTTCACCGAACCGGAAGTGCTGACCATCTTCTGTGATATTGCCGAGGCGGTCTCCCGTTTGCATTACTGCCAAACGCCCATTATACATCGGGATCTGAAGGTGGAGAATATCCTGCAAACGGACGGTGGcaattttgtgttgtgtgACTTTGGTTCGGCGACAGCCAAGACGCTGAATCCCCAGCAGCATGGTGTCACCGTGGTCGAGGAGGAGATACAGAAGTATACAACGCTATCGTATCGTGCGCCCGAAATGATTGATTTGTACAGTGGGAAGAGCATTACGACCAAGGCGGACATCTGGGCACTGGGCTGTATGCTCTACAAGCTCTGCTTCTTTGCCCTGCCCTTTGGCGAGAGCACGCTGGCCATACAGAACGGACAGTTCGCCATACCGGACAACTCGAAATACTCGCGCGGCGTACATCAGCTGATCAAATATATGCTGGACACGGACATGGAAAGGCGTCCCAATATTTGGCAGGTGTGCGAAGTCGCCTTCCGGCTGGCGGGCAAAGACAATCCCGTGCAGAATTTGCAT AAATCCGCCTTGCCCAACTTTGATCAGCTGCTGGTGCCACCGTTTGAGTCCGAGGCAAAACGCATTAGTGCAGCCGCCGCCAAAGCAGCCAAGCCGCAGCAGAACGTGTCCCTGGTGGAGGCAGGCACCAGTGTTGCGCCACGTTCCCGGCCCAAAGGCTCCACCACGGTGCATGGCCAGAATGCGCTGGGTCTCGGTCTGCCGCCCAGTCCGTTGCCACGTCAGAGCATCACAtcgccacagccacagcccgTGGTCGAGCAGTTTCAGGCGAATTTTCCCGCTATGCCGGCGGTAGTCGCTGCCCCGCCAGTTGTCGCCTCCGTTGCCTCAGCAGCAAGTGTgccggcaacagcagctgcggtGACCAGCGCGACGGCGCCAGCAGCTGTCAACAGCCTGTTCGAGTCGAGCGTGTATCCGGATCCGTTTAATGAGGCAGCCACAACAGTTGCTGCAActgaagcaacagcagcagctgctgccagcgaGGCGGTCAGCGAATTGCCGGACACATCGGTCAATGAATTGGCCTTGCCGGCCGCCGTGGGCACGCCCACCAAGCACATGCTGACACCGCCCAAATcgagcggcggcggcggaggcggCCATCGGCGCAACGTCAGCGACACCTCGGCCTTTAACAA AACCTTTGCCAATGAGACCAGCCAGTTCCTGGCGCCGTTTAACAACAATATCGCCATGTCGGGCGACGGGCCACAGAATGTGACGTTGGCCAGCGCTGCCTCCAATCCGGGCATTTAtgcgagcagcagcacaacagcaacatcgcTGTCCAGCAACGAGCTGGCTCGCCAGACCATGGACAAGCGCGTCGAGGCATGGAATCCGTTCGAGGAGGAGCAGCCCTTCAGTCAGATGACCGAGGATAATATATTCGAGGCCGAGTTCGACAAAATACGCCAGCGCGGTAGCCAAGGGA GCATAACGGCCAAGTCGGCATCCACCACGTCCACACTGACGCCCACGGAGCAGAATGTTGCGGTTCCGGCGGCGGTAGCCAGCGCAACGGTTGCCTTGAccgctccggctccggctacGGTTGCGGCTGTGGCAGCAGCGCCCGCGGCTGTGTCGCCAAATCCGCCGGCGGCATTGGCTGAGGATCCATTCGGCTCGGCGCCGTTCAGTTTGCCGCCGGGTCTGCGCGAGAAGGCGAGCTCGTTGCGCAAAACTGGAG CCAAATTCATTGTGAGCTGCTCCTCGGGCGGTGGCACGCCCAGCATCACGGCGAGCACCGGCAATGCTATGATCTCGTCCAGCTCGTCCAAGTGGCTGCTGTCGCCCACACTGGAGGAGGATAAAACCTCGCTGTTGAGCCGCCTGAAAACGGATTCCGATGGCATCGGCCTGCGCGAGAGCGATGGCTGCGTCGGTGGCGGAGCTGTCTCTACGTCGGGCTTTGTCAAGCTGCCGCTGGAGGATCGCAACAAGTATGAGAAGCTGCGCAGCAACGATCAGCCCACATCCGATGACTCCGACTCGGAGTTCTTTCAGCAGGATAGCGACGatggcggcggtggtggtggtggagTTGGTGGCAGCGCCAAGAAGGCAGCCATATTCAAGCAGATCGTGACGAGCAACATACCGGAGACTATACACAAGATCCAGCAGGTGGCCTACCAGAAGGTGGACAAGACAACGCACTTGCCGATTGTGAAGAAACTACGTCAAACGGCGACCACAAAGCGACCCTCATCGTCGGCACAGCAGGCGGCACAGCAGCTAAATCTGATGGCCGCCGCGGTGGCTGCCCAGGCTGCGCAGGcggaggcggcggcagctgcccAGGCGGCGGCCAGTGTGGAATCGGACGATGATGATGCCGATTCCATTGGCTCGGCCAGCGATTTGCGTGCCGAGGATGATGATCTATTTGATGAGAATCCCCGCCATGCGACACAAGCCAAGCCACGACGTGCTCTGCCCCTGGACATGGACGGCATCAGCGAGAGCGTCAAGACGTGCAGCAGCTCGGCCTACCATGCCGAGTGCGAGAGCGTCACCACGCACGAGGACGATGTGCGCAGCCGTGTTGTGGTCAAGGTGCGCCTGCGCAAAAAGGATCGTTTCGCAGCGGTGGCCGCGGCAACAGAAGCCAGCACCGGCTGTGCGCCCGTCAACGAGGAGCTGAGTCCCACGTCCAGCGATTTGCTGCACAAATTCGGTGAtcggccgctgctgctggacgATGAGCTGGACTATGGTTCCGCGGAGAGCAAGAGCAGCACTGAATCCGCGCCAGCTGCGGCGCCCGTTGTTGAGCCCGCTGAGGATGAGCTAGATGTGTTTGCCATGGCACCGTTCAAGCTGCCCGTGGGCAAGCCGCCCAAGCGTGTGGCCAAGCCAAAGCTGGCGCGCCACCGGCCCAGCGAGCCGGAAATGTGGACCTCCACGCCGGTGAAGGGTGCACAGGGCGAGACGCCCGCCAGCCAGGCGGCCAATTTTGCCAACTTTCCAgcgcagcaggagcagctgcagccggcacagcagcagcagcagttggatGAGTTCAATGAGCCCATCTTTAATCCGTTTATAGAGACGCCAGCaaaggagcaacagcagcagcatttggaGGAGCAGCGCGATCTCTTTGGCTCGGAGCCATTTCCGCAGGTAATACGCAAATGTGTTGTTGTCACGCCCGACTATCCCagccacaaccacaacaacaacaacaacaacaacaatgtgatCAAAGTGAATGCTCCTGTTCCTGCTCCCGTTGTGACCATCAATCATTCGATTATAATCAATAAAACGCCCGAACCGCTGACCAATCACAATCCCAACTGCtccaccagcaccaccagcagcagcagcagctcctgcaCCACCACAACCACGACATCCTctaccaccgccgccgccaacagcagcagcagcagcatcagcgtcTATGTGAATGTGCCCGCCACGAGCAGCTTGTGCTGCAGCATTCCCTTGCCCGCAATCAGCACACAAATCCCGCCGGCACCGACACCACCGCCAGCAGCACACTTGCAGCCACTGCTGGCCATTGCCGATAATGGTTTTGTCCAAATCTCTCAAGAACGCTGCTCGGACTTCACGCCCGACGACGAGGAGGAGCCCGTGGTGTTGCGCGCTGCCGACTTGGTGGCAGACGGCGAGGCGGCATCCGGCATTAAGCCGAAAAAGGAGAAGTCCCATTTGGCTGTGAGAGCATTGCCGGCCAAGCTAACCCAAAAGGTCAAAGGACATGCCTATAAAAAAGTCAGCGCTGGCGCGCTGGGCTCCACATCATCCCTTAGCTCCGGCAGCAAGCAAAAACACCAGCGCCTCCAATATCAATCgcacgacgacgatgacgatgacgatgtcAAGGTCGCCCAGGATGAGAACAGTCGTGGCAGCAACACTCGCAATTCGCAATTCCAGTCCAATACCATACAGAACTCGGCCAAGACGGGCTTCAGCAACATGAGCTTTGAGGATTTCCCATCGGATCAGGAAATCGATCGCATGTCCAAAACGATTCCATTCGAGGTTGTGCGCAAGGAGAAAATGCTGCTCGAGGCGGAAAAGAAATTTGGTTCGCTCAAACGACGCAACAATCTCTTCTCCTAA
- the Nak gene encoding streptococcal hemagglutinin isoform X2, with amino-acid sequence MVFLARGNGGGSASANKYALKRMYVNNEHDLNVAKREIQIASNLSGHKNIIGYVDSSITPTGNGVCEVLLLMPYCKHHMLAMMNARLHVGFTEPEVLTIFCDIAEAVSRLHYCQTPIIHRDLKVENILQTDGGNFVLCDFGSATAKTLNPQQHGVTVVEEEIQKYTTLSYRAPEMIDLYSGKSITTKADIWALGCMLYKLCFFALPFGESTLAIQNGQFAIPDNSKYSRGVHQLIKYMLDTDMERRPNIWQVCEVAFRLAGKDNPVQNLHKSALPNFDQLLVPPFESEAKRISAAAAKAAKPQQNVSLVEAGTSVAPRSRPKGSTTVHGQNALGLGLPPSPLPRQSITSPQPQPVVEQFQANFPAMPAVVAAPPVVASVASAASVPATAAAVTSATAPAAVNSLFESSVYPDPFNEAATTVAATEATAAAAASEAVSELPDTSVNELALPAAVGTPTKHMLTPPKSSGGGGGGHRRNVSDTSAFNKTFANETSQFLAPFNNNIAMSGDGPQNVTLASAASNPGIYASSSTTATSLSSNELARQTMDKRVEAWNPFEEEQPFSQMTEDNIFEAEFDKIRQRGSQGSITAKSASTTSTLTPTEQNVAVPAAVASATVALTAPAPATVAAVAAAPAAVSPNPPAALAEDPFGSAPFSLPPGLREKASSLRKTGAKFIVSCSSGGGTPSITASTGNAMISSSSSKWLLSPTLEEDKTSLLSRLKTDSDGIGLRESDGCVGGGAVSTSGFVKLPLEDRNKYEKLRSNDQPTSDDSDSEFFQQDSDDGGGGGGGVGGSAKKAAIFKQIVTSNIPETIHKIQQVAYQKVDKTTHLPIVKKLRQTATTKRPSSSAQQAAQQLNLMAAAVAAQAAQAEAAAAAQAAASVESDDDDADSIGSASDLRAEDDDLFDENPRHATQAKPRRALPLDMDGISESVKTCSSSAYHAECESVTTHEDDVRSRVVVKVRLRKKDRFAAVAAATEASTGCAPVNEELSPTSSDLLHKFGDRPLLLDDELDYGSAESKSSTESAPAAAPVVEPAEDELDVFAMAPFKLPVGKPPKRVAKPKLARHRPSEPEMWTSTPVKGAQGETPASQAANFANFPAQQEQLQPAQQQQQLDEFNEPIFNPFIETPAKEQQQQHLEEQRDLFGSEPFPQVIRKCVVVTPDYPSHNHNNNNNNNNVIKVNAPVPAPVVTINHSIIINKTPEPLTNHNPNCSTSTTSSSSSSCTTTTTTSSTTAAANSSSSSISVYVNVPATSSLCCSIPLPAISTQIPPAPTPPPAAHLQPLLAIADNGFVQISQERCSDFTPDDEEEPVVLRAADLVADGEAASGIKPKKEKSHLAVRALPAKLTQKVKGHAYKKVSAGALGSTSSLSSGSKQKHQRLQYQSHDDDDDDDVKVAQDENSRGSNTRNSQFQSNTIQNSAKTGFSNMSFEDFPSDQEIDRMSKTIPFEVVRKEKMLLEAEKKFGSLKRRNNLFS; translated from the exons ATGGTTTTTCTGGCGCGTGGCAATGGCGGAGGCAGTGCATCAGCCAATAAATACGCACTGAAACGTATGTACGTCAACAATGAGCACGATCTGAACGTGGCCAAGCGTGAGATACAAATTGCC AGCAATTTGAGCGGTCACAAGAACATCATCGGCTATGTGGACTCGAGCATTACGCCAACCGGGAACGGAGTGTGCGAGGTGCTGCTCCTAATGCCATATTGCAAGCATCACATGCTGGCCATGATGAATGCTAG ATTACACGTTGGCTTCACCGAACCGGAAGTGCTGACCATCTTCTGTGATATTGCCGAGGCGGTCTCCCGTTTGCATTACTGCCAAACGCCCATTATACATCGGGATCTGAAGGTGGAGAATATCCTGCAAACGGACGGTGGcaattttgtgttgtgtgACTTTGGTTCGGCGACAGCCAAGACGCTGAATCCCCAGCAGCATGGTGTCACCGTGGTCGAGGAGGAGATACAGAAGTATACAACGCTATCGTATCGTGCGCCCGAAATGATTGATTTGTACAGTGGGAAGAGCATTACGACCAAGGCGGACATCTGGGCACTGGGCTGTATGCTCTACAAGCTCTGCTTCTTTGCCCTGCCCTTTGGCGAGAGCACGCTGGCCATACAGAACGGACAGTTCGCCATACCGGACAACTCGAAATACTCGCGCGGCGTACATCAGCTGATCAAATATATGCTGGACACGGACATGGAAAGGCGTCCCAATATTTGGCAGGTGTGCGAAGTCGCCTTCCGGCTGGCGGGCAAAGACAATCCCGTGCAGAATTTGCAT AAATCCGCCTTGCCCAACTTTGATCAGCTGCTGGTGCCACCGTTTGAGTCCGAGGCAAAACGCATTAGTGCAGCCGCCGCCAAAGCAGCCAAGCCGCAGCAGAACGTGTCCCTGGTGGAGGCAGGCACCAGTGTTGCGCCACGTTCCCGGCCCAAAGGCTCCACCACGGTGCATGGCCAGAATGCGCTGGGTCTCGGTCTGCCGCCCAGTCCGTTGCCACGTCAGAGCATCACAtcgccacagccacagcccgTGGTCGAGCAGTTTCAGGCGAATTTTCCCGCTATGCCGGCGGTAGTCGCTGCCCCGCCAGTTGTCGCCTCCGTTGCCTCAGCAGCAAGTGTgccggcaacagcagctgcggtGACCAGCGCGACGGCGCCAGCAGCTGTCAACAGCCTGTTCGAGTCGAGCGTGTATCCGGATCCGTTTAATGAGGCAGCCACAACAGTTGCTGCAActgaagcaacagcagcagctgctgccagcgaGGCGGTCAGCGAATTGCCGGACACATCGGTCAATGAATTGGCCTTGCCGGCCGCCGTGGGCACGCCCACCAAGCACATGCTGACACCGCCCAAATcgagcggcggcggcggaggcggCCATCGGCGCAACGTCAGCGACACCTCGGCCTTTAACAA AACCTTTGCCAATGAGACCAGCCAGTTCCTGGCGCCGTTTAACAACAATATCGCCATGTCGGGCGACGGGCCACAGAATGTGACGTTGGCCAGCGCTGCCTCCAATCCGGGCATTTAtgcgagcagcagcacaacagcaacatcgcTGTCCAGCAACGAGCTGGCTCGCCAGACCATGGACAAGCGCGTCGAGGCATGGAATCCGTTCGAGGAGGAGCAGCCCTTCAGTCAGATGACCGAGGATAATATATTCGAGGCCGAGTTCGACAAAATACGCCAGCGCGGTAGCCAAGGGA GCATAACGGCCAAGTCGGCATCCACCACGTCCACACTGACGCCCACGGAGCAGAATGTTGCGGTTCCGGCGGCGGTAGCCAGCGCAACGGTTGCCTTGAccgctccggctccggctacGGTTGCGGCTGTGGCAGCAGCGCCCGCGGCTGTGTCGCCAAATCCGCCGGCGGCATTGGCTGAGGATCCATTCGGCTCGGCGCCGTTCAGTTTGCCGCCGGGTCTGCGCGAGAAGGCGAGCTCGTTGCGCAAAACTGGAG CCAAATTCATTGTGAGCTGCTCCTCGGGCGGTGGCACGCCCAGCATCACGGCGAGCACCGGCAATGCTATGATCTCGTCCAGCTCGTCCAAGTGGCTGCTGTCGCCCACACTGGAGGAGGATAAAACCTCGCTGTTGAGCCGCCTGAAAACGGATTCCGATGGCATCGGCCTGCGCGAGAGCGATGGCTGCGTCGGTGGCGGAGCTGTCTCTACGTCGGGCTTTGTCAAGCTGCCGCTGGAGGATCGCAACAAGTATGAGAAGCTGCGCAGCAACGATCAGCCCACATCCGATGACTCCGACTCGGAGTTCTTTCAGCAGGATAGCGACGatggcggcggtggtggtggtggagTTGGTGGCAGCGCCAAGAAGGCAGCCATATTCAAGCAGATCGTGACGAGCAACATACCGGAGACTATACACAAGATCCAGCAGGTGGCCTACCAGAAGGTGGACAAGACAACGCACTTGCCGATTGTGAAGAAACTACGTCAAACGGCGACCACAAAGCGACCCTCATCGTCGGCACAGCAGGCGGCACAGCAGCTAAATCTGATGGCCGCCGCGGTGGCTGCCCAGGCTGCGCAGGcggaggcggcggcagctgcccAGGCGGCGGCCAGTGTGGAATCGGACGATGATGATGCCGATTCCATTGGCTCGGCCAGCGATTTGCGTGCCGAGGATGATGATCTATTTGATGAGAATCCCCGCCATGCGACACAAGCCAAGCCACGACGTGCTCTGCCCCTGGACATGGACGGCATCAGCGAGAGCGTCAAGACGTGCAGCAGCTCGGCCTACCATGCCGAGTGCGAGAGCGTCACCACGCACGAGGACGATGTGCGCAGCCGTGTTGTGGTCAAGGTGCGCCTGCGCAAAAAGGATCGTTTCGCAGCGGTGGCCGCGGCAACAGAAGCCAGCACCGGCTGTGCGCCCGTCAACGAGGAGCTGAGTCCCACGTCCAGCGATTTGCTGCACAAATTCGGTGAtcggccgctgctgctggacgATGAGCTGGACTATGGTTCCGCGGAGAGCAAGAGCAGCACTGAATCCGCGCCAGCTGCGGCGCCCGTTGTTGAGCCCGCTGAGGATGAGCTAGATGTGTTTGCCATGGCACCGTTCAAGCTGCCCGTGGGCAAGCCGCCCAAGCGTGTGGCCAAGCCAAAGCTGGCGCGCCACCGGCCCAGCGAGCCGGAAATGTGGACCTCCACGCCGGTGAAGGGTGCACAGGGCGAGACGCCCGCCAGCCAGGCGGCCAATTTTGCCAACTTTCCAgcgcagcaggagcagctgcagccggcacagcagcagcagcagttggatGAGTTCAATGAGCCCATCTTTAATCCGTTTATAGAGACGCCAGCaaaggagcaacagcagcagcatttggaGGAGCAGCGCGATCTCTTTGGCTCGGAGCCATTTCCGCAGGTAATACGCAAATGTGTTGTTGTCACGCCCGACTATCCCagccacaaccacaacaacaacaacaacaacaacaatgtgatCAAAGTGAATGCTCCTGTTCCTGCTCCCGTTGTGACCATCAATCATTCGATTATAATCAATAAAACGCCCGAACCGCTGACCAATCACAATCCCAACTGCtccaccagcaccaccagcagcagcagcagctcctgcaCCACCACAACCACGACATCCTctaccaccgccgccgccaacagcagcagcagcagcatcagcgtcTATGTGAATGTGCCCGCCACGAGCAGCTTGTGCTGCAGCATTCCCTTGCCCGCAATCAGCACACAAATCCCGCCGGCACCGACACCACCGCCAGCAGCACACTTGCAGCCACTGCTGGCCATTGCCGATAATGGTTTTGTCCAAATCTCTCAAGAACGCTGCTCGGACTTCACGCCCGACGACGAGGAGGAGCCCGTGGTGTTGCGCGCTGCCGACTTGGTGGCAGACGGCGAGGCGGCATCCGGCATTAAGCCGAAAAAGGAGAAGTCCCATTTGGCTGTGAGAGCATTGCCGGCCAAGCTAACCCAAAAGGTCAAAGGACATGCCTATAAAAAAGTCAGCGCTGGCGCGCTGGGCTCCACATCATCCCTTAGCTCCGGCAGCAAGCAAAAACACCAGCGCCTCCAATATCAATCgcacgacgacgatgacgatgacgatgtcAAGGTCGCCCAGGATGAGAACAGTCGTGGCAGCAACACTCGCAATTCGCAATTCCAGTCCAATACCATACAGAACTCGGCCAAGACGGGCTTCAGCAACATGAGCTTTGAGGATTTCCCATCGGATCAGGAAATCGATCGCATGTCCAAAACGATTCCATTCGAGGTTGTGCGCAAGGAGAAAATGCTGCTCGAGGCGGAAAAGAAATTTGGTTCGCTCAAACGACGCAACAATCTCTTCTCCTAA